Within the Nitrososphaera sp. genome, the region TCGGGAACACGGTTATCAGGAATTGGCAGACAATGTTATAACTTGCAGCCCCAAGAAAAGACCTAGAATGTCAAACTCGGCTAGAGACGACGCGATTAACCTCCACCGCATGCTCAAGGGCAAGATCGAAATCCAGAGCAGGATTTCCCCCGAGGCGGTTTTTGAGGAAGGAAAGGGGGTTCTGGGGCTTATCTACACTCCGAACGTATCATACGTCGCCAGGGAGGTCAGCATGAATAAGGAGCTCGCGTACGACTATACTTCAAAGTGGAACAATGTAGCAATTGTTTGCGACGGCACCCGCGTACTTGGTCTTGGCAATATCGGCCCGGAGGGCGCCCTGCCGGTCATGGAAGGCAAGTCGGTCCTTTTCAAGACGCTGGGGGGGATAAACGCGTTCCCACTTTGCATTGCGACCAGGGACAAGGAGGAGATTATCAGGTTTGTAAAGGCAATCGAGCCGGTCTTCGGGGCAGTCAACATCGAGGACATCGAGTCGCCGAAGGTCCTCGAGATTGTGGAGCGGCTTCAATCAGAGGTCTCTATTCCAGTATTTCATGACGACCAGCATGGCACTGCCGTGATCGCACTGGCAGCCCTTCTAAATGCCCTCAAACTGGTCAGGAAGCAGATGCAGGGTGTGCGGGTGGTAATCGCGGGGGCCGGCTCTGCAGGCTATGGCATCTACAAGATACTCGCCGCAGCAGGCTGCAAGGAGATAATCGTAATTGATAGCAAGGGAGCGATTTATCAGGGAAGGGATGAATATAATCAGAGGCCGCCTGGCGATGCAGCCGGCAACCCGTACAAGGAAGAAATTGCAACCAGGACAAATCCCCGCAGACTGCAGGGCGATCTCGGCAGTGTCATGGCCGGTGCTGATGTCTTTATCGGCGTGTCGGGAAAGGGAGGAATTGTCAATGCAGACATGGTAAGGTCGATGTCAAGTAATGCGATCGTCTTTGCGCTGAGCAACCCTGACCCGGAGATATACCCCGCGGAGGCGACAGCTGCGGGTGCGCGGATA harbors:
- a CDS encoding NADP-dependent malic enzyme — encoded protein: MSNSARDDAINLHRMLKGKIEIQSRISPEAVFEEGKGVLGLIYTPNVSYVAREVSMNKELAYDYTSKWNNVAIVCDGTRVLGLGNIGPEGALPVMEGKSVLFKTLGGINAFPLCIATRDKEEIIRFVKAIEPVFGAVNIEDIESPKVLEIVERLQSEVSIPVFHDDQHGTAVIALAALLNALKLVRKQMQGVRVVIAGAGSAGYGIYKILAAAGCKEIIVIDSKGAIYQGRDEYNQRPPGDAAGNPYKEEIATRTNPRRLQGDLGSVMAGADVFIGVSGKGGIVNADMVRSMSSNAIVFALSNPDPEIYPAEATAAGARIVATGRSDFSNQVNNAVVFPSVLRTLLDLRARGLNESMLVAVATAIADLIDPVHLKEDFIVPKVNDPRIMPVVNNTLKEHMQQHIQK